In Streptomyces longhuiensis, the following proteins share a genomic window:
- a CDS encoding phosphotransferase family protein, which translates to MTREQLAGAAKAALGGGRRLAAVERVAGGSKKGVYRLLMDDATTAIAYLWDDAENYWPAAEGDDDLTDPFSPGLGIGLFEAAHARLDTLGVRVPAIRLVDREGTHGPADLVIVEDLQGENLEQLLARDPRAAEPVMTRLGEALDAMRRHRAPTYGKVAVVDGSGTSRGTSCEGVVLDRALRDLTDAASRDPRLAEARGRLEQRLLDLAAAVRPRAEYAVVHGELGPDHVLVDAGGNPVAIDIEGLMYFDVEWEHVFLRIRLHDAYRPLKVDGLDADRLALYMLAQRLSLTAGPLRLLDGNFPDRAFMAAIAEHNLNEALDLVRA; encoded by the coding sequence GTGACGAGGGAGCAGCTGGCGGGTGCGGCGAAGGCCGCGCTGGGTGGCGGGCGCCGGCTGGCGGCGGTCGAGCGGGTCGCGGGTGGGAGCAAGAAGGGCGTGTACCGCTTGCTGATGGACGACGCGACCACGGCGATCGCCTACCTGTGGGACGACGCCGAGAACTACTGGCCGGCGGCCGAGGGCGACGACGACCTCACCGACCCGTTCTCCCCCGGTCTCGGCATCGGCCTGTTCGAGGCCGCACACGCGCGGTTGGACACGCTCGGCGTCCGCGTCCCGGCGATCCGGCTCGTCGACCGCGAAGGCACTCACGGCCCGGCCGACCTCGTGATCGTCGAGGACCTCCAGGGCGAGAACCTGGAGCAACTGCTCGCACGCGATCCGCGCGCGGCCGAGCCGGTCATGACCCGGCTCGGGGAGGCACTGGATGCGATGCGGCGCCATCGAGCCCCCACATACGGCAAGGTGGCCGTCGTCGACGGGTCAGGTACCTCGCGCGGAACGTCGTGCGAAGGAGTCGTCCTGGACCGTGCGCTGCGGGACCTCACCGATGCGGCCTCGCGTGATCCGCGACTCGCGGAGGCGCGCGGGCGGCTGGAGCAGCGGCTGCTGGATCTCGCGGCGGCGGTGCGACCGCGCGCGGAGTACGCGGTCGTCCACGGCGAACTGGGACCCGACCACGTGCTGGTGGACGCGGGCGGGAACCCCGTGGCGATCGACATCGAGGGGTTGATGTACTTCGACGTCGAGTGGGAGCACGTGTTTCTGCGGATCCGCCTGCACGACGCGTACCGGCCGCTGAAGGTGGACGGCCTGGACGCTGACCGGCTCGCGCTCTACATGCTGGCCCAGCGGCTGTCGCTGACGGCGGGACCGCTCAGGCTGCTCGACGGGAACTTCCCCGACCGGGCGTTCATGGCCGCCATCGCCGAGCACAACTTGAACGAAGCGCTGGATCTGGTCCGCGCCTGA
- a CDS encoding FGGY-family carbohydrate kinase: MTRYFIGIDNGSQSSKVTVFDEHGRAVCEGRQSLRPYATPRPGVVEHPDDDLWTSIGEASRRAMAGFPGDVADIVGVGLCTIRFCRAVLKADGTLAQPVMSWMDARVSRPYEHTLPEARYVTTSSGYISHRMTGVFQDTAANYAGDAWPLDSGTWQWTTDDTVLAKSGIPREMLFGLVMPGDVLGTVTAAAARHTGIPEGLPVVATANDKAVEALGCGLRSSDTLLVSLGTYVAGMTVGDRNVPDASDFWTNYACMPHSYLYESFGVRRGMWTVSWLRDLLGEEGVAGARAAGLSVEDHLNAEAAKVPPGCDGLMTVLDWLAPTDAPFRKGTILGFDGRQGRFHMYRSILEALALSVHATGTHMAAALGTTYRHTVVSGGGSGSDLMMQIHADVFGVPAHRAEVNNAAGLGSAICAAVGLGAYRTFDEAIDAMVRPGAEFTPDQANHDLYRRLGEVYRDIREHTDGIYRRSYDVFG, translated from the coding sequence ATGACTCGCTACTTCATCGGCATCGACAACGGCTCCCAGAGCTCGAAGGTGACCGTTTTCGACGAACACGGCCGGGCCGTCTGCGAGGGACGGCAGAGCCTGCGTCCGTACGCCACCCCCCGCCCCGGCGTCGTGGAGCATCCGGACGACGACCTGTGGACGTCGATCGGAGAGGCCAGCCGCCGCGCCATGGCCGGCTTCCCCGGCGACGTGGCCGACATCGTCGGCGTCGGCCTGTGCACGATCCGCTTCTGCCGCGCCGTCCTCAAGGCCGACGGCACACTCGCGCAGCCGGTCATGAGCTGGATGGACGCACGGGTCTCGCGCCCCTACGAACACACCCTCCCCGAGGCGCGCTACGTCACCACCTCGTCCGGCTACATCAGCCACCGCATGACCGGCGTCTTCCAGGACACCGCCGCCAACTACGCGGGCGACGCATGGCCGTTGGACTCCGGCACCTGGCAGTGGACGACCGACGACACCGTTCTCGCCAAGTCCGGCATCCCGCGCGAGATGCTCTTCGGCCTGGTGATGCCGGGCGACGTCCTCGGCACCGTGACCGCTGCCGCGGCCCGCCATACCGGCATCCCCGAGGGCCTCCCCGTCGTGGCGACCGCCAACGACAAGGCGGTTGAGGCACTGGGCTGCGGACTGCGTTCCAGCGACACGCTCCTGGTCTCCCTCGGCACGTACGTGGCCGGTATGACCGTCGGCGACAGGAACGTGCCCGACGCCTCCGACTTCTGGACCAACTACGCCTGCATGCCGCACTCCTACCTCTACGAGAGCTTCGGCGTGCGCCGCGGCATGTGGACGGTCAGCTGGCTGCGCGACCTGCTCGGCGAGGAGGGGGTCGCGGGAGCGCGCGCCGCGGGCCTGTCTGTCGAGGACCACCTGAACGCCGAGGCCGCGAAGGTCCCGCCCGGCTGCGACGGCCTGATGACGGTGCTCGACTGGCTGGCGCCCACCGACGCCCCGTTCCGCAAGGGCACCATCCTCGGATTCGACGGCCGGCAGGGCCGCTTCCACATGTACCGCTCGATCCTCGAAGCACTCGCCCTGTCCGTCCACGCCACCGGCACCCATATGGCCGCCGCACTCGGCACCACCTACCGGCACACGGTCGTCTCCGGCGGCGGCTCCGGCTCCGACCTGATGATGCAGATCCACGCCGACGTCTTCGGCGTCCCGGCCCACCGCGCCGAGGTCAACAACGCGGCAGGGCTCGGCTCCGCGATCTGCGCGGCGGTCGGACTCGGCGCGTACCGGACGTTCGACGAGGCGATCGACGCGATGGTCCGCCCCGGCGCGGAGTTCACCCCCGACCAGGCCAACCACGACCTGTACCGGCGCCTCGGAGAGGTGTACCGCGACATCCGTGAACACACGGACGGGATCTACCGGCGGTCGTACGACGTCTTCGGCTGA
- a CDS encoding SMI1/KNR4 family protein produces MEIFEWGPLLKRWSEEWLEGLAAEEPEEFEELDEAVVRDRWLGFRPADPAAMAALEERVRVLGRGVPLPPSLLSFLQTTDGWRHAGGFVHLLAGADRIAPYGDPYGLQAMYEEYLDEDPTEEEVLRAGMWGRALQLSLDSDMTDVLLDPGDVGADGEWAVYVYHGWGGELPDRYESFRAFMEGMYKEFYRLSGGHSGFENAVTRELDAKVEQARLACLRGELDEALAVLGEAGELGRPRAGLLASQLRALLDGRGAVPVDPRMDDPLYAGEVLPLKVHDHLREYRRDDAFVLGPMTDDYATDRERAGAVLEQIRQRTYEYTSPGPFGRAVEEARELARWGDTDGAWRVLVAAVPEWEPYREDHVAPFGLLGDPLLGPLITPERGRQLLMTPRAGQAGAGPAPAVEGETVRDGLAWLTHRQHRIELRRDAYRFVLVEGIRPEVLAERFGTGPLELVASERDLWDLPFAREQGRRGPVARIGALDGWSFAFESAHRPGFDRSRLTHPGTELSLGTRAVTVWWEPGLFHFACAEDGQQRYTFTVHEAERHRTGTIPDELSPDHLFPDPAGPAIDLSDESRALDAIAATFGVSLPQFALDHGRLPTLPTHPWLRPPAPGGTEARLTFTRHR; encoded by the coding sequence ATGGAGATCTTCGAGTGGGGGCCGCTGCTCAAGCGGTGGAGCGAGGAATGGCTGGAAGGGCTGGCCGCGGAGGAGCCGGAGGAGTTCGAGGAGCTGGACGAGGCCGTCGTGCGGGACCGCTGGCTGGGATTCCGCCCGGCTGATCCGGCGGCGATGGCGGCTCTGGAGGAGCGGGTCCGGGTGCTGGGGAGAGGCGTGCCGCTGCCGCCGTCACTCCTCTCCTTCCTCCAGACGACGGACGGTTGGCGCCATGCCGGCGGCTTCGTCCATCTGCTGGCGGGGGCGGACCGCATCGCGCCGTACGGGGATCCGTACGGCCTGCAGGCGATGTACGAGGAGTATCTGGACGAGGACCCGACCGAGGAGGAGGTGCTCAGGGCCGGTATGTGGGGCCGGGCGCTGCAGCTCTCGCTCGACTCGGACATGACGGATGTGCTGCTCGACCCGGGCGATGTGGGCGCCGACGGGGAGTGGGCGGTGTACGTGTACCACGGGTGGGGTGGCGAACTGCCGGACCGGTACGAATCGTTCCGCGCGTTCATGGAGGGCATGTACAAGGAGTTCTACCGCCTGAGCGGCGGCCACTCCGGCTTCGAGAACGCGGTGACGCGTGAGCTCGACGCCAAGGTGGAGCAGGCCCGACTCGCCTGCCTGAGAGGCGAGTTGGACGAGGCGCTCGCCGTCCTCGGCGAGGCGGGGGAGCTCGGCAGACCGCGGGCCGGCCTGCTGGCGTCACAGCTGCGGGCGCTGCTCGACGGGCGGGGCGCGGTGCCGGTCGACCCGCGCATGGACGATCCGCTGTATGCGGGTGAGGTGCTGCCCCTGAAGGTGCACGATCACCTGCGCGAGTACCGGAGGGACGACGCCTTCGTGCTCGGCCCGATGACCGACGACTACGCGACGGACCGGGAGCGGGCCGGTGCCGTCCTGGAACAGATCAGGCAGCGCACGTACGAGTACACATCGCCCGGCCCGTTCGGGCGCGCGGTCGAGGAGGCCAGGGAGCTGGCGCGCTGGGGTGACACGGACGGAGCCTGGCGGGTGCTTGTAGCGGCGGTCCCGGAGTGGGAGCCGTACCGGGAGGACCACGTGGCGCCGTTCGGCCTGCTCGGGGATCCGCTCCTCGGGCCGCTGATCACTCCGGAGCGGGGGCGGCAGCTGCTGATGACACCCCGGGCGGGCCAGGCGGGGGCGGGGCCCGCGCCGGCCGTCGAGGGGGAGACGGTGCGCGACGGGCTCGCGTGGCTGACCCATCGGCAACACCGGATCGAGCTGCGCAGGGACGCGTACCGGTTCGTTCTGGTGGAGGGCATACGGCCCGAAGTGCTGGCGGAGCGGTTCGGGACGGGACCGCTGGAGCTGGTGGCGAGCGAGCGGGACCTCTGGGATCTCCCCTTCGCGCGGGAGCAGGGGCGGCGCGGCCCCGTCGCCCGGATCGGCGCCCTCGACGGCTGGAGCTTCGCCTTCGAATCGGCCCACCGGCCAGGCTTCGACCGTAGCCGTCTGACCCACCCCGGCACCGAGCTGTCGCTCGGCACCCGGGCGGTCACGGTCTGGTGGGAGCCGGGACTGTTCCACTTCGCCTGCGCCGAGGACGGGCAACAGCGGTACACGTTCACGGTCCATGAGGCGGAGCGCCACCGGACGGGCACCATCCCCGACGAGCTCTCGCCCGACCACCTGTTCCCGGACCCGGCCGGTCCGGCCATCGACCTCTCGGACGAGAGCCGGGCCCTGGACGCGATAGCGGCGACGTTCGGCGTCTCCCTGCCCCAATTCGCCCTCGACCACGGCAGATTGCCGACGCTCCCCACGCACCCTTGGCTCAGGCCGCCGGCACCAGGTGGGACGGAGGCGAGGCTCACGTTCACGCGTCACAGGTAG
- a CDS encoding pyridoxamine 5'-phosphate oxidase family protein has product MPLPLEEREAFLAEPRIGALAVARAQPGRAPLTVPIWYWYEPGGSFWFMTGRDSAKAKAVRAAGRISLMAERVEPTVRYVTVEGSVTSEAASTVQELTDLAARYLPADKVEGYVKAATAEHGAQVTFHIRPAHWLSADLGSV; this is encoded by the coding sequence ATGCCCCTTCCGCTCGAAGAGCGCGAGGCCTTCTTGGCCGAACCCCGCATCGGCGCCCTGGCCGTCGCACGCGCTCAGCCCGGCCGTGCGCCGCTGACGGTCCCCATCTGGTACTGGTACGAGCCGGGCGGCTCCTTCTGGTTCATGACCGGCCGGGATTCCGCCAAGGCGAAGGCCGTCAGGGCCGCGGGCCGTATCTCGCTCATGGCCGAACGCGTCGAACCCACGGTCCGCTATGTGACCGTGGAGGGCTCCGTGACGTCCGAAGCAGCCTCCACGGTGCAGGAGTTGACCGATCTCGCGGCCCGCTATCTGCCCGCGGACAAGGTCGAGGGATACGTGAAGGCGGCCACCGCCGAGCACGGCGCGCAGGTCACCTTCCACATCCGCCCGGCCCACTGGCTGTCGGCCGACCTCGGCTCCGTCTGA
- a CDS encoding pyridoxamine 5'-phosphate oxidase family protein — MPTHEPAKQPTTELDARYSSALNPSPGAAEVTATEWTEAQRQLEAAEIFWVSTVRPDGRLHVTPVIAAWHDGVLYFSTGPGEQKARNLAHDGHCALTTGRNSLTEGLDVVVEGKATPVADPAVLEEVITAYEAKYGAHITSREGTFHGIGDAFRKGDAMVFAVSPATAYGFGRDGGVYSHTRWAF, encoded by the coding sequence ATGCCGACACACGAACCTGCGAAGCAGCCCACGACCGAGCTCGACGCCCGCTACAGCTCGGCGCTCAACCCCAGCCCGGGTGCCGCCGAAGTCACCGCGACCGAATGGACCGAAGCCCAGCGGCAGTTGGAGGCCGCCGAGATCTTCTGGGTGTCCACGGTGCGCCCCGACGGACGCCTGCACGTCACTCCGGTCATCGCCGCCTGGCACGACGGGGTGCTGTACTTCTCCACCGGGCCGGGCGAGCAGAAGGCGAGGAACCTCGCACATGACGGGCACTGCGCGCTGACCACCGGACGGAACTCGCTCACCGAAGGGCTCGACGTCGTGGTCGAGGGCAAGGCGACGCCGGTTGCCGATCCGGCGGTGCTCGAGGAGGTGATCACGGCGTACGAGGCGAAGTACGGGGCGCACATCACCTCCCGCGAGGGCACCTTCCACGGGATCGGGGACGCGTTCCGGAAGGGCGACGCGATGGTGTTCGCGGTGTCCCCGGCCACGGCATACGGCTTCGGCCGGGACGGCGGGGTCTACTCCCACACGCGCTGGGCGTTCTGA